A window of Streptomyces sp. DG1A-41 contains these coding sequences:
- a CDS encoding DciA family protein has translation MTENTPASTPENRSGQAPVPRSPEPSGVDLARVALRAAKEVARARGDAVQQKKQARRGGLRSGARADRRDPMALGSAINRLITERGWEAPAAVGGVMGRWPQIVGEDVAKHCMPERYDEDEHVLSVRCDSTAWATNLRLLAPNLVARLNEDLGHGTVKLIKVQGPGAPNRRYGPLRAPGSTGPGDTYG, from the coding sequence ATGACGGAGAACACACCGGCGAGCACCCCGGAGAACCGGTCCGGGCAAGCCCCCGTGCCCCGGTCCCCCGAGCCGTCCGGCGTCGACCTCGCGCGCGTGGCGCTCCGCGCCGCCAAGGAAGTCGCACGCGCGCGTGGAGACGCGGTGCAGCAGAAGAAGCAGGCGCGCCGCGGCGGACTGCGCTCCGGCGCACGCGCGGACCGCCGCGACCCCATGGCGCTCGGCTCCGCGATCAACCGGCTCATCACCGAGCGCGGCTGGGAGGCTCCCGCCGCGGTGGGCGGCGTGATGGGCCGCTGGCCGCAGATCGTCGGCGAGGACGTGGCCAAGCACTGCATGCCGGAGAGGTACGACGAGGACGAGCACGTCCTGTCCGTGCGCTGCGACTCGACGGCCTGGGCGACGAACCTCCGGCTGCTCGCCCCGAACCTGGTCGCGCGCCTCAACGAGGACCTGGGACACGGCACGGTGAAGCTGATCAAGGTGCAGGGCCCCGGCGCGCCCAACCGCCGCTACGGCCCGTTGCGCGCCCCCGGCAGCACCGGCCCCGGCGACACCTACGGCTGA